The proteins below are encoded in one region of Betaproteobacteria bacterium:
- a CDS encoding DUF2132 domain-containing protein: protein MNADSIHTNNPLHGVGLKQVLTEIVNYYGFEILFAYLNINCFNKNPSIESSCKFLKKTDWAREKVEGFYLYKFKSLPRASDDQFELPPRDRIIPSDQTPGEPAELSLEDAERLREKRTKKAALHDQNAERRPRPDKRTSNTSSAPVGGDVDPWAKWKK, encoded by the coding sequence ATGAACGCCGATTCAATTCACACGAACAACCCACTCCATGGCGTTGGGTTAAAGCAGGTATTGACAGAAATCGTGAACTATTACGGTTTTGAAATCCTGTTTGCCTACTTGAATATCAACTGCTTCAACAAAAATCCAAGCATTGAATCCAGCTGCAAATTTCTGAAGAAGACCGATTGGGCGCGAGAGAAAGTCGAAGGCTTTTATTTGTACAAGTTCAAGAGCCTGCCGCGCGCCTCCGACGATCAATTTGAATTACCCCCCCGAGATCGCATCATTCCGTCAGATCAAACCCCGGGAGAACCGGCGGAATTGAGTCTGGAAGACGCCGAGCGCTTGCGCGAAAAACGCACCAAAAAAGCGGCATTGCATGACCAGAATGCCGAGCGCCGTCCTAGACCGGACAAACGGACATCGAATACTTCAAGCGCCCCTGTTGGCGGTGATGTGGACCCGTGGGCGAAGTGGAAGAAATAG
- a CDS encoding DUF2894 domain-containing protein — protein MVNHGQPEILTKIENPALGGGPQGPELKSVANYRNEWSRLSTEQQRTQTLAQAPENAGPMNSRH, from the coding sequence ATGGTTAACCACGGTCAACCCGAAATTTTGACCAAAATCGAAAACCCCGCCCTCGGTGGCGGCCCGCAAGGTCCGGAACTCAAATCCGTCGCCAACTACCGCAACGAGTGGTCCAGGCTCAGCACCGAACAACAACGCACCCAAACCCTCGCCCAGGCCCCGGAAAACGCCGGCCCGATGAATTCCCGGCACTAA
- a CDS encoding tetratricopeptide repeat protein, with product MLTEAHALSPAEVFLAIGPSVVVLEAVDETGRTIGNFSATVAATDTLVTVCNGIDSAFGLRVVRAAGSLKAKLQSRDFERNLCLISAPGVEGRPLAAAPADIVTGSRVYAVSNALGLGVGISDGIFSGKRKFPGGEYLQFTAPVSPGSEGGALIDDQGRLLGIIDYRRRDGQNVNFAIPAAWLDQIRARVANNTSHQQQYERAQALAGNKDWDVLLQHAESWAKAFPDSADPWTFLIRAAHEKKLADAELRGWKALYRIDPSQRMHGLGLGWQLALHQQYDEALELVRQLLANNPADGSAWYLQGMLQQAKGRFEDSEKSLTRAVELDPWLIEAYQSLARIAQARGNWALAIATWQRLAGLRINDAEAQWSLVNAYLLSGRPQKAWLVVERQGESQAGNTTYWYWRGRTLAALGAHDAACTAYRKSLDLKVDNAWSWGAIGFSRTEQRRLPEAIAAFREARRLAPDNEEWTYQLAIALKDGGRPEEALALTSGLVANSPQQSRNWRQQGFVLSILDHPKEAVPALERSLQIEPRQIKVWSALIEVNHQFDRKAEARQAYEKLRGFDSAAAEAMYRQIILPDEAYTP from the coding sequence GTGCTGACCGAGGCGCATGCCTTGTCGCCGGCCGAAGTATTTCTGGCGATTGGGCCGTCGGTCGTCGTTCTTGAAGCCGTTGACGAAACGGGCCGAACGATTGGTAATTTCAGCGCGACGGTCGCTGCTACCGATACCTTGGTGACGGTTTGCAACGGCATCGATTCGGCATTCGGGTTACGTGTCGTGCGTGCCGCAGGAAGCCTGAAGGCCAAACTGCAGTCGAGAGACTTCGAGCGAAATCTCTGTCTCATTTCAGCACCGGGTGTGGAAGGCAGACCGCTGGCAGCAGCGCCCGCAGACATCGTCACGGGCAGCAGGGTATATGCCGTGTCCAACGCCCTCGGTCTCGGCGTCGGGATTTCCGATGGAATATTCTCCGGCAAGCGCAAATTTCCGGGCGGCGAATACCTGCAATTCACCGCCCCTGTCTCCCCCGGATCGGAAGGCGGTGCGCTGATCGACGATCAGGGGCGTCTCCTCGGCATCATTGATTACCGGCGACGCGACGGGCAGAACGTTAACTTTGCCATCCCTGCGGCCTGGCTCGATCAAATCCGCGCTCGCGTGGCAAACAACACCTCGCATCAACAGCAGTACGAACGGGCACAGGCCCTTGCCGGCAATAAGGACTGGGATGTTTTGTTGCAGCATGCCGAAAGCTGGGCAAAAGCCTTTCCGGACAGCGCCGATCCATGGACTTTTCTTATCCGCGCCGCCCACGAGAAAAAGTTGGCAGATGCCGAATTGCGGGGCTGGAAGGCGTTGTATCGCATCGATCCGTCACAGCGCATGCACGGGCTTGGACTCGGATGGCAACTCGCCCTGCACCAGCAATACGATGAAGCTCTGGAACTGGTCCGGCAGCTACTTGCAAATAATCCGGCGGACGGCTCTGCGTGGTACCTGCAAGGGATGCTCCAGCAAGCAAAAGGCCGTTTCGAAGATTCGGAAAAATCGCTGACTCGAGCCGTTGAACTCGATCCATGGCTGATCGAGGCGTACCAGAGTCTGGCGCGCATTGCCCAGGCACGCGGCAATTGGGCGCTGGCGATTGCCACCTGGCAGCGGCTTGCCGGTCTTCGCATCAACGATGCCGAGGCCCAATGGAGCTTGGTCAACGCCTATTTGCTTTCCGGCCGGCCGCAAAAGGCTTGGCTTGTCGTCGAAAGACAGGGCGAAAGCCAAGCTGGCAATACGACCTACTGGTACTGGCGTGGCCGAACGCTTGCCGCTTTGGGCGCTCACGATGCGGCCTGTACGGCTTACCGGAAAAGCCTTGATCTCAAGGTAGACAATGCCTGGTCGTGGGGCGCGATCGGGTTTTCCCGCACCGAGCAAAGGCGGCTTCCGGAGGCTATCGCAGCCTTCCGGGAGGCTCGCCGGCTTGCGCCCGACAACGAGGAATGGACCTATCAGCTGGCAATCGCCCTCAAGGATGGTGGGCGCCCCGAAGAGGCGCTCGCGCTGACCAGCGGCCTGGTCGCCAACAGTCCTCAGCAATCGCGCAACTGGCGCCAGCAAGGGTTCGTGTTGAGCATCCTTGATCACCCCAAGGAGGCGGTCCCGGCACTAGAGCGATCATTGCAAATCGAACCCCGGCAGATAAAGGTCTGGAGCGCCTTGATTGAAGTGAATCACCAGTTCGACCGGAAGGCAGAAGCCCGCCAGGCTTACGAAAAGTTGCGCGGCTTTGACAGTGCTGCTGCCGAAGCAATGTATCGACAGATCATTCTGCCTGACGAGGCGTATACCCCATGA
- a CDS encoding tetratricopeptide repeat protein, which produces MMRHPLYQLGVLAAAVCAAGLHAAEPADAEEVFRRVSPAVVTVYAMDDKGGIEAQGSGVVIGAGLVVTNCHVVQDATKLAIDAGQKRWEASWVRRDASRDVCLLSAAGLNAPTVGMRDIATLGVGEAVFAIGNPLGFGVTVSSGLVSGLAGKGSAGYVVNTAAQSPGSSGGGLFDREGRLVGVTTATLGTGQNLNLALATDEIATLYKQGQRPPENLVLPVADRQWQLEAEALQQSAAWKKLEAHAAAWRAYHPESAPAMVYQAMAQNELGLPAAAMATLEKAVSTDDHFAFAWLNYAIVARAMGRKDIAVKALDRAQGILPNYSLPSEVRASWALQEKNPSKAREDIRKAIRLAPGRPSSWRLLGQSEEMLGNGNAAVAAYRVALRLGDTSPEIAQRLTKQLAEAGKPDEASAVAGKAVLGRSEAARSELAIGHAELKRNRLAPAESAMKKAVEQAPELHETWQGLAAVMIASKRPREAEHALDEALKRSPDNADILANRAVLRREMGSRSGAEDDIRKALARDPGNIGALRIQSVMLVDARNFRGAVAVLAKMDSLGAAGTEELISLGDCQAETGAYIEALATLARAEPKAGDNVRFYQAKAKAEGRSGKLQESLVSLENALRIDSTNQWAWSSKGYALLKLGRTAEAVETLETAVRLAPDFANGWINLGQAQMQARNLGRAITALEKGIALAPDAMDARLYLAQSYLSSRITPKAREQANWLITKQPAFAPAHAILTLACLLESDFPGATQNYGRLRALSPEIAKNIRQQALAAGVSQARGWAE; this is translated from the coding sequence ATGATGCGACACCCGCTTTACCAGTTGGGCGTATTGGCTGCCGCTGTGTGCGCTGCAGGCCTTCACGCCGCCGAACCAGCCGATGCCGAGGAAGTGTTCCGCCGTGTTTCCCCTGCCGTGGTTACGGTCTATGCAATGGACGACAAGGGCGGCATCGAGGCGCAGGGGAGCGGCGTTGTCATCGGCGCCGGGCTGGTCGTCACCAATTGCCATGTGGTCCAGGATGCAACCAAGCTGGCGATCGATGCCGGGCAGAAAAGATGGGAGGCCAGTTGGGTCCGCCGCGATGCCTCCCGGGATGTCTGCCTGCTATCCGCTGCCGGACTGAATGCCCCGACCGTGGGCATGCGAGATATCGCAACGCTTGGCGTCGGCGAAGCTGTCTTTGCGATTGGCAACCCACTGGGCTTCGGGGTGACCGTCAGTTCAGGTCTCGTTTCCGGCCTCGCCGGCAAGGGGAGCGCTGGTTACGTGGTCAATACTGCCGCCCAGTCCCCCGGATCGAGCGGCGGCGGCTTGTTCGATCGGGAAGGACGCCTGGTCGGCGTTACCACCGCGACACTGGGAACCGGCCAGAACCTCAACCTGGCCCTCGCCACCGATGAGATTGCCACGCTTTACAAACAGGGGCAGCGCCCCCCGGAAAACCTCGTCCTGCCAGTCGCCGATCGGCAATGGCAACTTGAAGCCGAGGCGTTGCAGCAGAGCGCCGCCTGGAAAAAACTGGAAGCACACGCCGCGGCATGGCGGGCTTATCACCCGGAGTCCGCACCGGCAATGGTCTATCAAGCCATGGCACAAAATGAACTGGGGTTGCCAGCAGCGGCCATGGCCACGCTGGAAAAGGCTGTTTCAACGGATGACCACTTTGCATTCGCCTGGCTGAACTACGCCATCGTTGCGCGGGCTATGGGCCGCAAGGACATAGCGGTGAAAGCGCTGGACCGTGCGCAAGGCATTCTGCCGAATTACTCATTGCCGAGCGAGGTGCGGGCTAGCTGGGCGCTGCAGGAAAAAAATCCATCCAAGGCGAGAGAAGATATCCGCAAGGCGATTCGGCTGGCACCGGGCAGACCCAGTAGTTGGCGGTTACTGGGGCAAAGCGAGGAAATGCTTGGCAACGGAAACGCCGCCGTCGCGGCCTATCGTGTCGCATTGCGGCTGGGTGACACCAGCCCGGAAATTGCCCAAAGGCTGACCAAACAACTGGCCGAAGCCGGGAAGCCTGACGAGGCAAGCGCGGTCGCCGGGAAGGCCGTTCTCGGCCGCAGCGAAGCAGCGCGCTCGGAGCTGGCCATTGGTCACGCCGAGCTCAAGCGAAACCGGCTCGCTCCTGCAGAGTCGGCGATGAAAAAGGCAGTCGAGCAGGCGCCGGAACTTCACGAAACATGGCAGGGCCTGGCTGCTGTGATGATTGCCAGCAAACGCCCGCGGGAAGCTGAGCACGCGCTCGACGAAGCCTTGAAACGCAGCCCGGATAATGCCGATATCCTGGCCAACCGCGCTGTGCTTCGGCGTGAGATGGGTTCCCGTTCAGGCGCCGAGGATGATATTCGCAAAGCGCTTGCACGCGACCCCGGAAACATCGGCGCTCTGCGCATTCAGTCTGTCATGCTGGTGGATGCCAGGAACTTCAGGGGCGCGGTGGCCGTTCTGGCAAAAATGGACAGCTTGGGCGCCGCGGGGACGGAGGAGTTGATCAGCCTGGGTGATTGCCAGGCCGAAACCGGTGCATATATTGAGGCGCTTGCCACGCTGGCTCGTGCGGAACCCAAGGCTGGCGACAACGTTCGGTTTTATCAGGCCAAGGCCAAGGCGGAGGGACGTAGCGGCAAGCTTCAGGAGTCACTGGTCTCTCTGGAAAACGCCCTTCGGATAGACTCGACCAACCAGTGGGCATGGAGCAGCAAAGGCTACGCCCTGCTCAAGCTCGGGCGGACAGCGGAAGCGGTCGAGACGCTGGAAACCGCAGTACGGCTGGCGCCGGATTTCGCCAATGGCTGGATCAACCTGGGGCAAGCACAGATGCAAGCCCGAAACCTGGGACGCGCCATCACCGCGCTGGAAAAAGGTATCGCCCTTGCCCCGGATGCCATGGATGCCCGGCTATATCTGGCTCAATCTTATCTGTCTTCGCGGATCACACCCAAAGCCCGCGAGCAGGCCAATTGGCTGATTACAAAACAGCCGGCGTTCGCCCCGGCACACGCCATCCTGACGCTGGCGTGCCTGCTCGAAAGCGATTTTCCCGGGGCGACCCAAAACTATGGACGGTTGCGGGCGCTGTCGCCCGAGATCGCCAAGAATATCCGCCAGCAGGCGCTGGCGGCCGGCGTTAGCCAAGCCCGGGGATGGGCAGAGTGA
- a CDS encoding DUF2894 domain-containing protein, which yields MADAPDSEAIATQLAALRASGAPERDPVRFAYLDALARRAGSQAEPIRQALNAKISAIADELAANSAPQPTEITPSTTASPLADLLTYINQHAHVQSDATPAKNEIPAVNRKNRPNFKSISTGQTPQGPELKSVANYRNEWSRLSTEQQLTQTLAQAPENAGPMNSQHLVLRSLERMRDIAPDYLQGFMSYIDTLIWLEQADPTRAASGRSAAGDQEKKLRPPKRGASKR from the coding sequence ATGGCTGACGCTCCAGACAGCGAGGCCATCGCCACCCAACTCGCTGCCCTGCGCGCCAGCGGCGCCCCCGAACGCGACCCCGTGCGCTTCGCCTATCTCGATGCGCTGGCCCGCCGCGCCGGCAGCCAAGCCGAACCAATCCGCCAAGCGCTGAACGCTAAAATCAGCGCCATTGCCGACGAACTCGCCGCCAACTCGGCGCCGCAGCCGACTGAAATTACCCCATCAACCACCGCCAGCCCGCTTGCCGACCTGCTCACCTACATCAACCAGCACGCCCACGTGCAATCAGATGCGACACCGGCCAAAAACGAGATTCCTGCGGTCAACCGGAAAAATCGGCCAAATTTCAAATCCATTTCCACCGGCCAAACCCCGCAAGGCCCGGAACTCAAATCCGTCGCCAACTACCGCAACGAGTGGTCCAGGCTCAGCACCGAACAACAACTCACCCAAACCCTCGCCCAGGCCCCGGAAAATGCCGGCCCTATGAACTCCCAGCACCTCGTCCTGCGCAGCCTCGAACGCATGCGCGACATTGCGCCGGACTACCTGCAAGGCTTCATGTCCTACATCGACACCTTGATCTGGCTCGAACAAGCCGACCCGACGCGGGCTGCATCGGGTCGCTCAGCCGCTGGTGATCAAGAGAAAAAACTGAGACCCCCAAAACGCGGCGCGAGCAAGCGGTAG
- a CDS encoding OmpA family protein — protein sequence MEDIDASVEHSTPIWAVFGDLMSGLLGAFVIILVGVLGVQLELVTSLESEIHKRQQEEQRRMALEKALAGPLASGRVTLNNGKIGISGNVLFALNSDQLQPEGQQLLKSLSQPIAAYLGASEQMLMVSGFTDDMPVRGSNHQFADNWELSAQRALTVTRTLIDDGVPPEAIFAAAFGSQQPVAANSDADGRARNRRVEMAPVPKSSTNGNKANG from the coding sequence ATGGAAGACATCGACGCCAGCGTTGAACACAGCACGCCGATCTGGGCCGTCTTTGGCGACCTGATGTCCGGCCTGCTCGGCGCCTTCGTGATCATCCTGGTCGGCGTGCTTGGCGTGCAGCTCGAACTCGTCACCAGCCTGGAAAGCGAAATCCACAAGCGCCAGCAAGAAGAACAACGCCGCATGGCGCTCGAAAAAGCCCTGGCCGGCCCGCTCGCCTCCGGCCGCGTAACGCTCAACAACGGCAAGATCGGCATCAGCGGCAACGTCCTCTTCGCGCTCAATTCCGACCAATTGCAGCCGGAAGGCCAGCAGCTCCTCAAGAGCCTGTCGCAGCCCATCGCCGCCTACCTCGGCGCCAGCGAACAAATGCTCATGGTCAGCGGTTTTACCGACGACATGCCGGTGCGCGGCAGCAACCACCAGTTCGCCGACAACTGGGAACTCTCGGCCCAGCGCGCCCTCACCGTGACGCGCACCTTAATCGACGACGGCGTGCCGCCCGAAGCCATCTTCGCCGCCGCCTTCGGGTCGCAACAACCGGTCGCCGCCAACAGCGACGCAGACGGCCGGGCCCGCAACCGCCGCGTCGAAATGGCGCCGGTGCCGAAATCCAGCACCAACGGCAACAAGGCCAATGGCTGA
- a CDS encoding DUF802 domain-containing protein, translating to MNRNLSIFAFILGLLAVAWVAIGYIGGNSLAFTVSCVITVVYLAGALEMRRFHDNTTALAKALNAIPDDLGHLGEWLQQVPAALKNTVRLRIEGERVALPGPGITPYLVGLLVLLGMLGTFLGMVVTLNGAVLALESTTDLHTIRSALAAPVRGLGVAFGSSVAGVATSAMLGLISALCRRDRLQVGQLLDSKIASVLRDFSLTHQRQETFKALQAQSQALPDLVGKLDAMMRQMADHHRQLGEQLLASQQSFHAEAKGLYTELAQSVDQSLKTSLKDSATVAAESIQPVVTATMASIADETRSLHDKLFGTMEGQLEGIAGQFTQTVTTVSDTWTQALSRHEQATDAQHQQQQAALTAYADTFELRSAALLTSVENNQAKLQADAAQQHATLAETANASQQQLAATLASQFDGVTSRLDQAVTQVADTWQTALSQHTSTSDALNQKLDTTLTAFADTFGQRSQALLDSVNGTHAALKTELATSHAAFAQTTKEQQAALTQQVATQLDGIAQRFDGAVQTVSDTWTSALTKHEQASDRLTQALDQTQTSLAETFAQRTAALLADMRATQANWQTDWASGEQTRQAHFTDALTAMAGKLEAQWQQAGEATLAQQEKITQTLGETAHDLVATNQRQAETTIAEVTRLMQTAAEAPKAAAEVIGQLRHELSASMARDNSLLEERSRIMETLGALLDAINHASTEQRSAIDALVASSADLLERVGSQFAAKVESEAGKLVDIGAGITGGALEVASLGEAFGHAVKLFADSNDKMMTALQRIEGALAKSLTRSDEQLAYYVAQAREIIDLSIMSQKKMVDDLQRVAASPSDKAGEA from the coding sequence ATGAACCGCAATCTAAGTATTTTCGCTTTCATCCTCGGCCTGCTCGCCGTCGCCTGGGTCGCCATTGGCTACATCGGCGGCAACTCGCTGGCCTTCACCGTTTCCTGCGTCATCACGGTCGTGTATTTGGCCGGCGCCCTCGAAATGCGGCGCTTCCACGACAACACCACGGCACTGGCCAAGGCGCTCAACGCCATTCCGGACGACCTCGGCCACCTTGGCGAATGGCTACAACAAGTCCCCGCCGCCCTGAAAAACACCGTCCGCCTGCGCATCGAAGGCGAGCGCGTCGCCCTGCCCGGCCCCGGCATCACGCCCTACCTCGTCGGCCTGCTGGTTTTGCTCGGCATGCTCGGCACCTTCCTCGGCATGGTCGTCACGCTGAATGGCGCCGTACTGGCACTGGAAAGCACCACCGACCTGCACACCATCCGCTCCGCACTGGCCGCGCCAGTCAGGGGGCTGGGCGTTGCCTTCGGCTCCTCGGTTGCCGGTGTCGCCACCTCGGCCATGCTCGGTTTGATTTCGGCGCTGTGTCGGCGCGACCGCCTGCAAGTCGGCCAACTGCTCGACAGCAAGATCGCCAGCGTACTGCGTGATTTCTCGCTCACCCATCAGCGTCAGGAAACCTTCAAGGCCCTGCAGGCCCAGTCGCAAGCGCTGCCCGATCTGGTCGGCAAGCTCGACGCCATGATGCGCCAGATGGCCGACCACCACCGCCAGCTCGGCGAGCAGTTGCTGGCCAGCCAGCAAAGTTTCCACGCTGAAGCCAAGGGCCTGTACACCGAGCTCGCCCAGTCAGTCGATCAATCGCTCAAAACCAGTCTCAAAGACAGCGCGACGGTGGCGGCAGAAAGCATCCAGCCGGTCGTCACCGCCACCATGGCGAGCATCGCCGACGAAACGCGCAGCCTGCACGACAAGCTGTTCGGCACCATGGAAGGCCAGCTTGAAGGCATCGCCGGTCAGTTCACGCAAACCGTGACGACTGTCAGCGACACCTGGACGCAAGCCCTGAGCCGCCACGAACAAGCCACCGACGCCCAGCACCAGCAACAGCAAGCTGCGCTCACCGCCTATGCCGATACCTTCGAGCTACGCTCCGCCGCCCTGCTCACCTCGGTCGAAAACAACCAGGCCAAGCTGCAGGCCGACGCCGCGCAACAACACGCGACGCTGGCCGAAACGGCCAACGCCAGCCAGCAACAATTGGCCGCCACCCTGGCCAGCCAGTTCGACGGGGTGACCAGCCGCCTCGATCAGGCCGTCACGCAAGTCGCCGACACCTGGCAAACTGCGCTGTCCCAACACACCAGCACCAGCGATGCCCTGAACCAGAAACTCGACACGACCCTGACCGCCTTTGCCGACACCTTCGGCCAACGCTCGCAGGCACTGCTCGATTCGGTCAATGGCACCCACGCCGCGCTCAAAACCGAACTCGCCACCAGCCACGCCGCCTTCGCGCAAACCACGAAGGAGCAGCAAGCCGCACTGACGCAGCAAGTGGCAACCCAGCTCGATGGCATCGCCCAGCGTTTTGACGGTGCCGTGCAAACGGTTTCCGACACATGGACCAGCGCCCTGACCAAGCACGAACAAGCCAGCGACCGCCTGACCCAAGCACTCGACCAAACGCAAACCAGCCTCGCCGAGACCTTCGCCCAGCGCACCGCCGCGCTGCTCGCCGACATGCGCGCCACGCAAGCCAATTGGCAAACTGACTGGGCAAGCGGCGAACAGACCCGCCAGGCGCATTTCACCGATGCCCTGACCGCCATGGCCGGCAAGCTCGAAGCGCAATGGCAGCAAGCCGGCGAAGCAACACTGGCGCAGCAGGAAAAAATTACGCAAACGCTGGGTGAAACGGCTCACGACCTCGTTGCCACCAATCAGCGTCAGGCCGAAACGACCATTGCTGAAGTCACCCGCCTGATGCAAACCGCCGCCGAAGCGCCCAAGGCGGCCGCCGAAGTCATCGGCCAACTGCGCCACGAACTGTCGGCCAGCATGGCGCGCGACAACAGCCTGCTCGAAGAACGCAGCCGCATCATGGAAACGCTGGGCGCCCTGCTCGACGCCATCAACCACGCCTCGACCGAGCAGCGCAGCGCCATCGACGCGCTGGTTGCCTCGTCGGCCGACCTGCTCGAACGCGTCGGCAGCCAGTTCGCCGCCAAGGTCGAGAGCGAAGCCGGCAAGCTGGTCGATATCGGCGCCGGCATTACCGGCGGGGCGCTGGAAGTCGCCAGCCTGGGCGAAGCTTTCGGCCACGCCGTCAAGCTCTTCGCCGACTCCAACGACAAGATGATGACCGCCTTGCAACGCATCGAAGGTGCGCTGGCCAAGTCGCTCACCCGCAGCGATGAGCAGCTCGCTTACTACGTCGCCCAGGCTCGGGAAATCATCGACCTCAGTATCATGTCGCAGAAGAAGATGGTCGACGACCTGCAGCGCGTCGCCGCTTCTCCGTCTGACAAAGCCGGCGAGGCCTGA
- a CDS encoding DUF3348 domain-containing protein, whose translation MTSRLPRTTFNRSGLVRILSETIPEPHDPKYDFGERLGQWLDFSDALALFSVLNSGTEGTSAAHANTNSAAQLLRDQLARVRRQLSESILNDGVFGTEAARIRFPVPLPQATAESAADYSPYHRYYLTHQRDMNTSIGALRGNARKILAETSPSHRQLADLDATLEKALAGRERNLLGTIPMLVARRFAQRYQEHRDALSEAASDEPANWTQPGSWLEAFCRDTQAVLLAELELRLKPVAGLIAALGDGGNPTQVTKQ comes from the coding sequence ATGACAAGCAGGTTGCCGCGCACCACATTCAATCGCTCCGGTCTCGTTCGTATCCTCTCCGAAACCATCCCGGAGCCCCATGATCCAAAATATGATTTTGGCGAACGGCTCGGGCAATGGCTGGATTTCTCGGACGCACTGGCACTGTTCTCTGTACTGAATAGCGGCACGGAGGGGACTTCGGCCGCCCACGCAAACACGAACTCGGCTGCCCAGCTATTGCGTGATCAACTGGCCAGGGTGCGTCGACAGTTGTCCGAGTCGATCTTGAATGACGGTGTTTTCGGTACCGAAGCAGCCCGTATCCGCTTTCCGGTGCCGTTACCGCAAGCCACGGCGGAAAGTGCTGCGGATTATTCGCCCTATCATCGCTACTATCTGACACACCAGCGCGACATGAACACCAGCATTGGTGCACTGCGGGGCAACGCGCGTAAAATCCTGGCCGAAACCTCGCCATCCCATCGGCAACTGGCCGATCTGGATGCCACCCTCGAAAAAGCGCTGGCCGGGCGTGAGCGCAACCTGCTGGGGACGATCCCGATGCTGGTCGCCAGGCGCTTTGCGCAGCGTTATCAAGAGCATCGGGATGCGCTTTCTGAGGCCGCCAGCGATGAACCCGCCAACTGGACGCAGCCCGGCAGCTGGCTGGAGGCCTTTTGCCGGGACACGCAGGCCGTCCTGCTCGCCGAACTCGAACTTCGCCTGAAACCCGTTGCCGGGCTCATCGCCGCGCTCGGCGATGGGGGCAACCCAACACAAGTTACCAAGCAATGA
- a CDS encoding lipocalin family protein produces MPYLRSTILAVLSALSLAACVTAPPQGLQPVSPFDIQRYLGQWYEIARLDHSFERGMSDVNATYQLAADGSVRVINRGYDVQRQAWKEAIGRAVFIGDSNTASLKVSFFGPFYGGYHVIALDQQDYRWALVAGPDRDYLWILSRDKTLPGEVREQLLAKARALGFVTDKLIWVAHQRAD; encoded by the coding sequence ATGCCTTACCTTCGTTCAACCATCCTTGCCGTTCTGTCGGCGCTCTCGCTGGCCGCTTGTGTCACCGCGCCACCCCAGGGTCTGCAGCCCGTCAGTCCTTTCGACATCCAGCGCTATCTCGGGCAGTGGTACGAGATAGCCCGGCTCGACCATTCATTCGAGCGCGGCATGAGCGACGTGAATGCCACCTACCAGTTGGCAGCAGACGGCAGCGTCAGGGTCATCAACCGGGGTTACGACGTGCAGCGACAAGCCTGGAAGGAGGCCATCGGCCGCGCCGTGTTCATCGGTGACAGCAACACCGCGTCACTCAAGGTGTCGTTCTTCGGCCCCTTCTACGGCGGCTATCACGTGATCGCGCTGGATCAGCAGGACTATCGCTGGGCGCTGGTCGCCGGGCCGGATCGTGATTATTTGTGGATACTCTCCCGCGACAAGACCTTGCCGGGTGAGGTCCGCGAGCAACTGCTCGCCAAGGCCAGGGCGCTGGGCTTTGTAACCGACAAGCTGATCTGGGTGGCGCACCAGCGGGCAGACTGA
- a CDS encoding SDR family oxidoreductase, whose protein sequence is MNKIALITGAAGGVGRAVAERLAAEGWQLIVASRSGERLSASFGEHHLQVVADCTTVAGARQILRAAQDHEMLPTALAHCVGNIRLGAMHRMSEADFNDCLNANLISAFHTLSAFVGALREARSAGAAVLVSSAAARIGTPNHEAVAAAKAGLEGLVRGAAATYAANGIRINAVAPGIMETPASAGVIASPAAREAAARQYPLPGIGSPDELAELMVWLLSDSAARVTGQVWSLDGGFSSIRPMVK, encoded by the coding sequence ATGAACAAAATCGCACTTATCACCGGCGCGGCTGGCGGCGTCGGGCGTGCCGTAGCGGAACGATTGGCGGCCGAAGGATGGCAATTGATTGTTGCCAGCCGCAGCGGCGAACGCCTGTCAGCCTCCTTCGGCGAGCACCACCTGCAGGTGGTGGCGGATTGTACGACGGTGGCTGGCGCCCGGCAGATTCTGCGAGCAGCCCAAGACCACGAGATGCTACCCACCGCACTGGCCCATTGCGTTGGCAATATCCGCCTCGGCGCCATGCACCGCATGAGCGAGGCTGATTTCAACGATTGCCTGAATGCCAATCTGATCAGCGCCTTTCATACCCTATCCGCCTTTGTCGGCGCCTTGCGCGAGGCGCGCAGTGCCGGTGCCGCCGTACTGGTTTCATCCGCCGCGGCACGCATTGGTACCCCCAATCATGAAGCGGTTGCCGCTGCCAAGGCCGGGCTGGAGGGATTGGTGCGTGGGGCCGCAGCGACCTATGCCGCCAACGGCATTCGCATCAATGCAGTCGCCCCCGGCATCATGGAAACACCTGCATCCGCCGGCGTTATCGCCAGCCCTGCCGCCCGTGAGGCCGCCGCCCGGCAGTATCCCCTGCCCGGCATCGGCTCACCGGATGAACTGGCAGAACTGATGGTCTGGCTGTTGTCCGACTCGGCGGCCCGCGTCACCGGCCAAGTCTGGTCGCTCGACGGCGGCTTTTCCAGTATCCGCCCCATGGTCAAGTGA